Proteins found in one Magnolia sinica isolate HGM2019 chromosome 5, MsV1, whole genome shotgun sequence genomic segment:
- the LOC131246421 gene encoding isopentenyl-diphosphate Delta-isomerase I isoform X1, protein MEKIESENLLHRAFSVFLFNSKNELLLQQRSATKVTFPKVWTNTCCSHPLYRDSELIDENFLGVKNAAQRKLFDELGIPAEDLPIDQFVPVGRMLYKAPSDGKWGEHELDYLLFIVRDVHLHPNPEEVADVKYVNRDQLKELLRKADAGEEGVKLSPWFKLVVDNFLLKWWDHLERGTLAEAIDMKTIHKLI, encoded by the exons ATGGAAAAAATAGAATCTGAGAATCTGCTACATAGAGCTTTTAGTGTTTTCCTATTCAACTCAAAAAATGAGTTGCTTCTTCAG CAACGTTCTGCAACAAAAGTAACATTTCCTAAAGTGTGGACCAATACCTGTTGCAGCCATCCACTTTATCGTGATTCTGAGCTAATAGATGAAAACTTCCTTG GGGTAAAGAATGCTGCACAAAGGAAGCTTTTCGATGAGTTGGGGATCCCTGCTGAAGATTTACCAATTGATCAATTTGTCCCCGTTGGTCGTATGCTGTACAAGGCCCCATCCGATGGCAAATGGGGAGAGCACGAAT TGGATTATCTGCTCTTCATTGTCCGAGATGTTCATTTGCATCCCAACCCCGAAGAAGTTGCTGATGTGAAGTATGTGAACCGGGATCAATTGAAAGAGCTGTTGAGGAAAGCGGATGCTGGTGAAGAGGGTGTCAAGCTGTCTCCGTGGTTCAAACTGGTTGTGGATAATTTCCTGCTGAAGTGGTGGGACCATCTTGAACGTGGAACCCTTGCAGAAGCCATCGACATGAAAACCATTCACAAATTGATTTAG